The Streptomyces cynarae genome contains a region encoding:
- a CDS encoding right-handed parallel beta-helix repeat-containing protein, protein MAQGTVQVTHTGTSRWRRRTGEYASLAAALEAAGDGDVLTVAPGTYRENLVVQRAVTLRGPEGSPGSVRIAPVDGVPLTVRASAVVQDLHVEGQDAAAPALLVEEGTPELVDVRIMTRSAAGIEVRGNARPTVRRCTVDNPAGIGIAVLDGGGGVFEECEVVAAAQSGVAVRGGAHPRLERCRVHHTSGAGLSATGENSSLEAVGCEVYEVRGSGVQITGRATAHLTDCDVHRTTADGVTMDTDAVLTLADCRIHDIPENAVDLRSRSVLTLTRTTVRQFGRNGLSVWDPGTRVDANQCEIFDSTGDYPAVWVSDGATAVLDSCRVHDVPDALFVLDRGSRVDVVDSDLSQVRNTAVSVSDGATAQLDDCRVREAATGAWFRDHGSGGTLSGCTIDGTQTGVIVTKGADPTIERCTVTSPAEAGFYVSAEGRGSFLNCRVTGSGGYGFHVIDGCRATLRKCRTERCARGGYEFADGGPGAPGGGGALVEDCTSDESAGLRPAVTQETAVQTTSPSPGLLGIPSQRTTEQEPLVTPVPEQPRPTRTSQDVLGELDALVGLESVKREVRALTDMIEVGRRRQQAGLKAASVRRHLVFTGSPGTGKTTVARLYGEILASLGVLEKGHLVEVSRVDLVGEHIGSTAIRTQEAFDRARGGVLFIDEAYALSPEDSGRDFGREAIDTLVKLMEDHRDAVVVIVAGYTTEMERFLSVNPGVASRFSRTITFGDYGAEELLRIVEQQAEEHEYRLGPGTAEALLKYFTAIPKGPTFGNGRTARQTFEAMVERHAGRVAQLADASTDDLSLLYPEDLPELP, encoded by the coding sequence ATGGCACAGGGCACGGTCCAGGTGACGCACACCGGCACATCGCGGTGGCGGCGCCGCACGGGTGAATACGCGTCACTCGCCGCCGCCCTGGAGGCCGCGGGCGACGGGGACGTCCTGACCGTCGCGCCCGGCACCTACCGGGAGAACCTCGTCGTCCAGCGTGCGGTGACGCTGCGCGGGCCCGAGGGCTCCCCCGGCTCGGTGCGCATCGCGCCGGTGGACGGCGTGCCGCTGACCGTACGGGCCTCCGCCGTGGTCCAGGACCTGCACGTAGAGGGGCAGGACGCGGCGGCGCCCGCGCTCCTCGTCGAGGAAGGCACGCCCGAGCTGGTCGACGTGCGGATCATGACGCGGTCCGCGGCCGGCATCGAGGTCCGCGGCAACGCTCGCCCCACGGTGCGGCGCTGCACGGTCGACAATCCGGCCGGCATCGGCATCGCCGTCCTGGACGGCGGTGGCGGGGTGTTCGAGGAGTGCGAGGTGGTGGCGGCGGCCCAGTCCGGCGTCGCGGTGCGCGGCGGAGCGCACCCGCGCCTCGAGCGCTGCCGGGTGCACCACACCTCGGGCGCGGGCCTGTCGGCGACGGGAGAGAACTCCTCGCTGGAGGCGGTCGGTTGCGAGGTCTACGAGGTGAGGGGCTCCGGTGTGCAGATCACCGGGCGGGCCACGGCGCACCTGACGGACTGCGATGTGCACCGCACCACCGCGGACGGCGTCACGATGGACACGGACGCGGTGCTCACCCTGGCCGACTGCCGCATCCACGACATCCCGGAGAACGCGGTCGACCTCAGGTCCCGTTCGGTGCTCACGCTGACCCGCACGACGGTGCGGCAGTTCGGCCGCAACGGCCTGTCGGTGTGGGACCCGGGCACCCGTGTGGACGCCAACCAGTGCGAGATCTTCGACAGCACCGGGGACTACCCGGCGGTGTGGGTCAGCGACGGCGCGACCGCGGTGCTCGACTCCTGCCGGGTGCACGACGTGCCGGACGCCCTGTTCGTCCTCGACCGGGGCTCGCGCGTGGACGTCGTGGACAGCGACCTCTCCCAGGTTCGCAACACCGCCGTGTCGGTGAGTGACGGCGCCACCGCTCAGCTGGACGACTGCCGTGTCCGGGAGGCGGCGACGGGCGCCTGGTTCCGGGACCACGGCAGCGGCGGCACGCTGTCCGGCTGCACCATCGACGGCACCCAGACCGGCGTGATCGTCACCAAGGGCGCCGATCCGACGATCGAGCGCTGCACGGTGACCTCGCCGGCGGAGGCGGGCTTCTACGTCTCGGCGGAGGGCCGGGGCAGCTTCCTGAACTGCCGGGTGACGGGCAGCGGCGGCTACGGCTTCCATGTGATCGACGGCTGCCGCGCCACACTGCGGAAGTGCCGTACGGAGCGGTGTGCCCGCGGTGGTTACGAGTTCGCGGACGGCGGCCCGGGCGCGCCCGGCGGGGGCGGTGCGCTCGTCGAGGACTGCACCAGCGACGAGAGCGCCGGACTGCGGCCCGCGGTGACCCAGGAGACGGCCGTGCAGACGACGAGCCCGTCGCCCGGTCTGCTGGGCATTCCCAGCCAGCGCACCACCGAGCAGGAACCGCTCGTCACGCCGGTCCCCGAGCAGCCGAGGCCCACACGCACCTCGCAGGATGTACTCGGCGAACTGGACGCGCTCGTGGGCCTGGAGAGCGTCAAGCGTGAGGTGCGGGCCCTCACCGACATGATCGAGGTGGGGCGCCGCCGTCAGCAGGCGGGCCTGAAGGCGGCCTCCGTGCGGCGGCATCTGGTGTTCACGGGCTCCCCCGGCACCGGCAAGACGACGGTCGCCCGTCTCTACGGCGAGATCCTGGCCTCACTCGGCGTCCTGGAGAAGGGCCACCTCGTGGAGGTCTCCCGGGTCGACCTGGTCGGCGAGCACATCGGCTCGACCGCCATCCGCACCCAGGAGGCATTCGACCGGGCTCGGGGCGGAGTGCTGTTCATCGACGAGGCGTACGCGCTGTCGCCGGAGGACTCGGGGCGGGACTTCGGGCGTGAGGCGATCGACACGCTGGTGAAGCTGATGGAGGATCACCGCGACGCGGTGGTGGTGATCGTCGCGGGCTACACGACGGAGATGGAACGCTTTCTGTCCGTCAACCCCGGTGTCGCCTCGCGCTTCTCGCGGACGATCACTTTCGGCGACTACGGTGCGGAGGAGCTGCTGCGGATCGTCGAGCAGCAGGCCGAGGAGCACGAGTACCGGCTCGGACCGGGGACCGCCGAGGCGCTGCTGAAGTACTTCACGGCGATCCCGAAGGGGCCGACATTCGGCAACGGCCGCACCGCGCGCCAGACCTTCGAGGCGATGGTGGAACGGCACGCGGGCCGGGTCGCCCAGCTCGCGGACGCCAGCACCGACGACCTGTCCCTGCTCTACCCCGAGGACCTGCCGGAGCTGCCCTGA
- a CDS encoding Rv1733c family protein: MRAINGLWRWRHNPLCRTTDLIEAWVALVALLLILVAAPVAGSLIGSVAQDSLQRSVRAQQHSRHQVTATVVRQLNRGPLDPDPDSSTTRDAHSRVLADWTAPDGTAQHGEVLATLSSPHPGDRFPLWTDDHGRISTRPLDSATATTHAVLAGLGAAAMTAGLIEGCRRLIVWRLVLRRFARWDQAWDKAGPDWGRTGTGS, encoded by the coding sequence GTGCGAGCAATCAACGGCCTGTGGCGCTGGCGGCACAATCCGCTGTGCCGTACGACCGACCTGATCGAGGCATGGGTGGCGCTGGTCGCCCTGCTGCTGATCCTCGTCGCCGCGCCCGTCGCCGGGTCGCTGATCGGCTCGGTCGCCCAGGACTCCCTGCAGCGCTCCGTACGGGCCCAGCAGCACAGCCGTCACCAGGTGACGGCCACCGTCGTCAGACAGCTCAACCGCGGCCCCCTGGACCCAGATCCGGACTCCTCGACGACCCGGGACGCGCACAGCCGCGTTCTCGCCGACTGGACCGCCCCGGACGGCACCGCACAGCACGGCGAGGTTCTGGCCACCCTGTCCTCCCCGCACCCGGGTGACCGCTTCCCGCTCTGGACCGACGACCACGGCCGAATATCCACCCGCCCGCTGGACAGCGCCACCGCCACGACGCACGCCGTGCTGGCCGGCCTCGGCGCGGCCGCGATGACCGCGGGACTCATCGAGGGCTGCCGCCGGCTGATCGTCTGGCGCCTGGTCCTGCGCCGCTTCGCCCGCTGGGACCAGGCGTGGGACAAGGCGGGCCCGGACTGGGGCCGTACCGGCACGGGCAGTTGA